The nucleotide sequence CGAGTCAGTGCCTGCTCCAGCCAGTCGGTGAGACGTGGCTGCCAGCTGGCATCGAAGCCACCGAAATGCAGTCGCGAGCCCACCAGCCGCTCAAGCTCGCCGCGATAGTCATCCGCACCGAGCCGATCGAGATCCACCGCCTCCAGCAGCCCGTGCAGGAAGGTCCCCGGGCGCGGCCCACGCGGGAAATCATGCAGATGGATCTCGCCCACCGTCATCGGCAGGCCGCCCGCCAGCAGCGGGCCGGACTGGCCTGCCACCTCGCGGTCCGGGCGCGTCAGGCCCTGCTCGCCTTCTTCCAGCGCGATCTCGGTGGCGCCTTCGGGCACGCGGTCATCCTCGGCATCGCCGGTGTCTTCCAGCGCCGCCGTCACCTGACGGGCATCCGTGAGCAAGGCGGTGTAGGAGGCGATCCACCAGTCATCCTCGATACCGCCGGCGAAGTGACGCGCGCCGTGGAAGTGCTGATCGCGCTCCGCCGGTGGCTGATAGTCATGACCGGGCAACTCCGGCAGACCGGACACGCGAGCGAGTCCGGCCGACTGCTGTTCACACCAGCGGCGCAAGGCAGCCTCGATGGCGCTGGCCTCGATCTCCTCGTTGTCACTCATGCCGAGCAGATAACCGATGGCGGTGACGGGCAGGCTGAGCTGCTTGCTGAAGCCGCCCTTGCCGATGGGCGCCAGCCCCAGCCAGCAGGCGAACTTGGGACGCGTCAGCGCCACGTAGAGCAGACGCACGTCTTCTCTTAATCTTGCCTTATCAGCCTCCTTAATCATGTCCTTCGATGGCTTCTTGACCAGGATGCTGTCATCGAGCGCGTCATCCTCCTGATTGACTCTCCGAGCAGGCACTTCCTCGTCATCACCTCCCTGGTCATCACCTCCCACGTCAGCCACAGCCAGCCAGCGCTGCTTGAGGGTCAGCAGGCCGAAATTCCTGTCCGGCTCGGCGGCGCGGAAGCTGGCCATGAACGGCAGCAGCACGATGGGATACTCAAGCCCCTTGGACTTGTGGATGGTGACGACCCGCACCAGCCCCTCATCACTTTCCAGTCGCTGACTGAGGCTGTCGCTGTCCAGCGCTTCATGGCCGGATTCCAGTGCCTGATGCCACCAGCGCAGCAGCGCCTGTTCGCCATCGAGCCGCTGGGCAGCATTCTGGGCCAGCTCCCCCAGGTGCAGCACGTCGGTCAGGGCACGCTCCCCCCGGCGCGGGCCGCCAGCCGCTCACCGACCCGGAAGTCACGCATCACGCCGCGCAGCATCGGCAGCACACCGCGCCGCTGCCAGTCACGGTGGTAGCCATCGAAGCGCTCGACCTCGCGCTCCCAGGCCAGCTCATCCACCACAAGACGCTCGACCAGCGAGAGGTCATCCGCCAGCAGGCGTGTCGCCAGCGCGGCGCGCAGACGACGGTCATCCCGCGGATGGGCCACGGCCTCGAACAACTGCAGCAGCTCGAAGGCCTCCGGCGTGTCGAACACCGAGCTCTTCTCGCTCAGATAGACGCTGCGGATACCGCCTTCGGCAAGCGCCCCACGCACCGCTGCGGCCTCGCGCCCGTTGCGTACCAGCACCGCGATATCGCTGGCGGCCACGCCCCGCACCGTCGAATCTCCCGCGTCCATGAACACCAGCCCCGGCTCGCCCGCCGCCAGGCGTTGTTGGCCCTCGAGCAGTGTCTGGATCTGGGTGCGGCAGGCGCGACTCATGTCGCGGCGATGCGCATCGGCGCTAAGGCGCTCACCGTTGGCCCACCACAGATTCAGTGCACAGGCGGCCTCTTCCCGGCCATCCGGATGCCGCAGCACCAGCCGGGTGCGCGTGCCCTGGGCCTCGACCGGCTGGAAGGGAATGTCCTCACTGCCGAAGGGCGCGGGATGCTGGGCGAACAGCGCATTCACCGCCGCCACCATCGCGGCGCTGGAGCGGAAGTTGCGCGGCAGGGTGAAGCGCGAGGGGGTGACCTGGCGCGCCGCCAGATAGGTGTCGATATCGGCGCCGCGGAAGGCGTAGATGGCCTGCTTGGGGTCACCGATCATCAACAGCGTGCTGGGTGTCTCGTCAGCGTCGTCGCTGTCAGTAGCGTCAACGTGCTGCTCATCGAGCGGCTCATCGCACGAGCCATCGCCCGCCGTCTGCGGATAGATGCGCCGGAAGATGCGGTACTGGACCGGGTCGGTATCCTGGAATTCATCGATCATCGCCACCGGCAGTTCCTGACGGATCTGACGCGCCAGACGCTGGCTGGCCTCGCCATTGAGCGAAGGGTCCAGCGCGTGGTCGAGGTCATTGAGCAGGTCCGAGAATTCCCAGAGTCCCAGACGGCGCTTCTCGCAGATCAGGGCGCGGGCGACGCTGTCACGCGCGTGCACGGCGACCTGATCCAGCAGCACGGCGTCCGGTGCCGGCACCTCGGCCAGCAGGTCCAGCGCCGCGAAGAAGGGGTGACGCGGCGTCTGGCAGTTCTTCTTGGTGCCCTTCTCGAGCTTGGCCTGGCTCAGCCAGCACAGCTTCTTGCTGTCGAGCATGTCGGCGGCGAAATCGTGCTCGCCGCTGGCCAGCCAGGCGGCTGTCGCCGCCAGGCGCGGCTCCAGCTCGGCCTCCTTGTAGCTGTTGCCGTTGAGCGCCTTGCTGGCGAAGGCCTCGCCCATCACCGCGCGGATGGCCGGCTCATCGAAGCTTTCCTCGACGGCGCGCCGCGCGGCCTGTTGTTGCTGACGCCACTGTTCGGCATTGCCGAGCAGATCGCTCAGGTCTTGCGGGGCCTCAAGACATTCACCGTCGCGATACAGCGGGCGTGGCGTGCCGTCACGCAACAGGCCGCGCAGCTCCTCTCCCAGTGCTTCCGGGCCGGCCCAGCGCCCACGGATCAAGGCCTGCCACTCGCGGGCCAGCGGGTAGAATTCGCAGCGCCAGTAATCCTCGACGCAACGTGTCAGCAGTGACTGACCATCCTGCAGCAGCTCGGCGCCGAAGCGTCCGCCGGCATCGAAGGCATGCCGACTGAGCATGCGCTGACAGAAACCGTGGATGGTGAAGATGGCGGCGTCATCCATCAGGCGCGCGGCCTGATCGAGCCGCCGTGCCGCCGCGGCCTTGAGGCGCGATGCGTCCTCGGCAGGTGAGGATGTCAGCAGCGGCGCGAGCAATTCGGCCAGGATCGGATCAGGACTGGCACGCCCCAGCAGCGCCTCACGCGCCTGCTTGAGGCGCGCGCGAATGCGGTCACGCAGCTCTGCGGTGGCGGCTTCGGTGAAGGTCACCACCAGAATCTCCGGCGGCGTCAGCGGACGCGGATAGCTCACGCTGGCCGCCTGCCCGGGCAAGGGCCCGAGCACCAGCCGCACGTAGAGCGCAGCGAGGGTGAAGGTCTTGCCGGTGCCGGCACTCGCCTCGATCAGATGCTGACCGAGCAGGGGCAGCGTCGGAATATCGAGGGCCTGGCCCTGCTGGCTCGGATCCATCTCGTCACTCATTGCCGCTTCCTTGTCCTGAGCGATGCCACTCCTCACGCCGCTCCCCACGTCACTCTCCACACCGCGCATGCCTTCCATTCTAATATCGCTCATGGTTGCGCCTTCCCGGTGGCAAGCTCCACCGCGCGCTCGCCGAGAATGCCCTGACGCACGCCGATCATGCTCTCGATCAACGGCTGATAGAGCTGCACGCTGTTGAGCACGCCGCCCGCACGGGCGAAGGCGTCAAACTCCGGCCACAGCTCGCCCAGCGCACCTTCCTGTCGCCTGAGTGCCTGGGGGCCCTTGAAGATGTCTTCCGTGAAGCGGGTTTCCATGGCGCGCGACAGGCTGTCGGCAAGCCAGGGCTTGTGGATGGCGGCCAGCGCCGTCTCAAGCGTTGGCGTGCCGTCAGCGGCCTGCGCCTTGAGTGCGCCGAACAAGGCACTGCGATCCTCCTCGCCCACTACCTCCCAGAGCGTGGTCGCCAGTTCCAGCGCGGCGGCCAGCGGCGCCTGCCAGCCCTGGGCATACGCCTTGACGAGATGGCGCAGCGCGGCTTCGGCCTGCTCGATACGCAGCGCGGGGAACAGCAGCCAGCGGTCCTCGAACACCGCCAGCCACTGATAGCCTTCACGGCGCGTGCCCTGATCACCCGCCACCTCCCCGAGGCCGGGGCGCGCGTTGGCCATCAGCCAGTCGAGATAGCCGGCCAGCAGACGATGCGGCTTGCCGAGCTTCTTGTAGCGGCCCTCCTTGCCGGGCTTGAGGGTGCCGAAGTGGGTCGCCTCCAACGTGGCCAGCAGGCAGCTCTCGCCCTCGGCGTCATCGCGCAGTTGCCGACGGCTGATCAGACGCGTGGTGAGCGTCACCCGCAAGGGCCTGCCGTCCTCATCCTGCATGATCAGCGGTACCTCGAGGGTGCGCGGCGGCAGCGAGGTGGCATCGCTGAGCTGATCGCGCCAGCTGGCCAGCTGCTGATCGAGACGCTTGAGGCGCGGTTCGATCAGCGCATCGGCAAAGCCCAGCGCCGGCAGGCGCCCGGCCCGGCGCAGACGTTCGGCGGCCAGCGGCAAGGATTGTCCGGTGAGCGCGGCGTCCAGCAGCTCGCGGGTCAGGGTGAAGTTCTCCAGCCCGTCGGGGGCGAAGGGTTCGTTGTCCTCATCCGGCACCTCGGCATCGCGGAAGCGCACTCCGACGCGGTCCAGCCCCAGCTGCCAGGGACGACGCAGGAAGCGCGCCAGCGAGTCCGCGCCGAGACGCAGATGGGACTCCGGTGCCTGCTCCACCAGCTGCTTCAAGGCGGCCGCCCCCGCCGCGCTTGCCTGACTGGCTTCGCGTTGATTCGCCGGGGAGGCCTCTGAGGTTGGAGCCTGACCCGCCGCGCGATACAGGCTCGACCAGCTGGCGTCATAGCTGAACAGATCGCCAGCCGTCGCCTGGGAGGCATGGAAATAGCGCCGCGAGAACGGCTGCAATGGATGCTCGGTGATCAGACGCTCGCGCAGGGCAACTTCGCGAGAGACACCCGGTGCCTCGGCATGCGTCTCGGGGGTCCAGCCCAGCTCGATGTAATCAAGCAGTTCCCCGACCAGTACCGAGGGCGGCCGTTCGCCGTTGTCGCGCTGGTCACGCCCGACCCACGAGATCGACAGGCGATCCCGCGCCGCCAGCAGCGCCTCCAGGAACAGGTAGCGATCATCGTCACGCCGTGAGCGGTCTCCCGGTTGAGGGCGGCTGGCCATCAGATCGAAATCCTGCGGCATGCGCACGCGCGGGTAGTCACCATCGTTCATGCCCAGCAGGTGCACTTCGCGGAAGGGAATCGCACGCATCGGCATCAGGGTGGCGAAGTTGACCCGACCGGCAAGGAAGCGCTGGGCGAGACCACCACTGTCCAGCTCGCCACGCAGCGCCTCGCGCACCACCTTGAGCGACAGACAGCCCTCGAAACCGGCCTGCTGCCAGCCCTTGTCGAGGCGGGAAAGCGCCGCCTGCAGACGCGCCAGAATGTCGAATTCCTCGGCACTGTCCGGGCTGAGGCTCTCCTCCCACAATCGCTGCAGCGTAGTCGCCCAGTCCGCTGGCGTACGCGAGGTGTCCAGCCAGCGGCGCCAGCGATCCAGGCTCTCGATCAGCTCGCCGACCTTGCCTGCCAGTTCGGCCTCGAGACCGGCCACTTCATCGAAGGGCACCACGCCATCGAAGCTCAGGCCGTTCATGTCGACAAGGCCGTCCATCAGGCCGTCCATCAGGTCGGCGCTCTGCTCACCTTGTATTGGGGAGCCGGCCGCCTGGGAGCCTGCCGCCGGGGAGCCGGTGGCGTAGCCCAGCAGCATGCGCTCGAGCCCGAAGCGCCAGCTGTTCTCGTCGAGGGGCATGAAGCCGAGCTGCTCACGGTGCTCACCGGAGAGCCCCCAGCGCACGCCGCTGTCGGCCAGCCAGCGCCGCAGGCGCTCAAGTTCGCCCTCCTCGATGGCGAAACGACGCCGGAAGGCGGCGACATCCAGCGCATCCAGCACCTCGCTGACGCCGAGGCGGCGCTCCGGCAGCTCCAGCAGCATCAAGACCAGTCCGAGCAGCGGATTGGCCTGACTGGCCACCCGGTCGGCGATGGTGAAGGGAATATGGCGCGGATTGCCCGGCGGCAGCTGACCGAAGACCGCCTCGATATAGGGGGCATATCGGTCGATGTCCGGCACCATCACCAGGATGTCGCGCGGCCGCAGCGGTTCGCCCTCCCCCTGCCGGGCCGCCTCGTGGGCACGTTCGAAGGCCGCCAGCAGGCGGTCATGCAGAATCTCGACTTCGCGCAGCGCCGAGTGGGCGCTGACCAGACTGATGGAATCATCTTGCGCCTCCAGCCTGCGAGGACTTCCCTCGGCCAGGGCGCGCTCGCCGGGATGCACCAGCTCGAGAATCTCATCCTGGATCTGATGCAGCAGCGGTGCCTGCTCGGGGGGCGTATCCTCGCTGATGCGCGGCACGAAGACGTCCAGTTCGAGATCGAAACCGCTGTCGCGGCCGGACAGCGCGCTCTCGAATTCATACAGATTGACGATGAAGTCACGCCCCTGGGCACCCAGCCCGGCCAGCAGCGGATTGGCCTTGAGGTGCAGCTCCTCCTCCGCCAGCCCGGTCAGCGCCGGTGCCTCGGGGTGACGGGCACGCTGTCGCGCGACGCGCTCGCTGTCCATGCGCAGACTGTCGGCTCTCATACTGCGCCGCACGGCTTCGCGGTCGGAGACGATATCGCCCCAGTAATGACGGCAGGGATTGGTGATCATCAGGTAGATGTCCATCACCCCGGACAGCGCATGCAGCGCATCCAGCGTCTGCCCCGGCAGTGCCGAGATGCCGAACACGAACAGGCGTGGCGGCAACGGGTGGCGGCGTGATGAGGGCAGCGATTCCAGCGCGCGCGCAGCCGCGACGAAGCGACCATGCAGGGCGGCACGGTGATGTTGCCGGCTGCTGGGCGGCGCATCCGCCAGTACCGCGCGCCACAGGGCCGGCTGCCATTTCTGGCTGGCGGGCAGGTTGTCCGGCAGCAGATTGGCGGGCAGCTCGCCTGCGGCCTGCTGACGCGCGAAGGCATCGCGGAAGTTGTCATCCTCCAGCCCGCTCTCCCAGCTGCGCACCCACTCGGGGCGATAGTTGAGGTACTGGTCGAAGAGATCCGCCAGCTGGCAGGCCAGCTGCCACTGCTGACGCTCTGCCTCCGGCCCCTCGGGCAGTGCAGGCAGGGCACCCTCACCGACTGCCTCGATCAGCTGGCCACGCTCATCGCGACACAGGTAATCCCTGAGCGGCGCATAGCATTCCGCCTGGGATTCATCGGCCAGCAGGCCCGGCAAAAGGCGCAGCAGACGCCAGGCAAGCGGACCCTTGTCGAAGGGTGACAGCTCCGGAATCTCGTCGCCCAGCACGCCACCCAGGACCCCGCGATAGGCACGCCACACGAAGCTTGAGGGCAGTGGAAAATCGACCGAGGCAGCGATGCCATCGGCCTCGGCCAATGACAACCTCAGCCACTGGGCCATGCCGTTGGACTGGACGAGAAAGGTTTCCGGCACCAGCGGAGGCTGGGGAGCGGCCTTGATCACCTTGAGCGCCAGATCGCGCAGATCCTCGAGGTGATTGGCGTGAAGAACGGTAAACATGCGGGCATCCTGCTGGCAAAGCCCCCGAGCCCTCATGGCCGAGGCGAGACGAGTCGAGAGCGAGGCGTGACGAGTGCCTCCATCCTAGCGTCGCCTCGGCGCTGGCCCAAACGAAAACGCGCACCACCCCGGAGGGTGATGCGCGTTTTCAGGCAGATGAATGCCTGACTGGTCGGGAACAGGCGCCCTGGCGCCGAGTCAGTGCTCTGCTCAGCGCGTGATTTCCATCAGCTCGCGGCCGCGCGGACTGAGCGCCAGCCACAGACCCAGCACCACGCCCATCAGCGACAGCGCCGCCACGTACCAGGTGGGCGACAGCGGCGAGACGGTCATCATCAGCGAGACCAGAATCGGCGTGAAGCCACCGAAGATGGCGTAGGCGACATTGTAGGAGAACGACAGCCCGGTGAAGCGCACTGCCGGCGGGAAGCCGCGGATCGCGATGCTCGGCACCGCGCCGACGATGCCGACGCTGAAGCCGGTCAGGCAGTAGAGCGGCACCAGCAGGCTGGGGTCCGAGTGCATGGTGGCCAGGAAGATCCAGTAGGTGATGCCCAGCAGAGCGCTCCACAGCACCAGAGTCACCCCGGCACCGATGCGATCGACCATGTAACCGGACACGATGCAGCCGATGCACACCGCCACGATCGCCAGACTGTTGGCGGAGAAGGCGGCGGCACGAGTCAGCCCCTCGAGCTCCGCGATCAGGCTCGGTGTCATCAGGATCACCACCACGATGGCGGCGGTCAGCACCCAGGTGACGGCCATCGCCACGGCAATCGCCGGACGCTGTTCACGCAGGATCATCTTCAATGGCAGCTCGGCGGCCAGCGCCTTCTTCTGCTGCATCTCGGCGAAGACCGGGGTCTCGTGCAACCAGCGACGCAGGTAGACCGAGAACAGCCCGAACACGCCACCGATGATGAACGGAATCCGCCAGGCGAAATCACTCACCTCTTCCGGGGTATAGACACTGTTGATGGCACTGGCCATCAGCGAGCCGAGCAGGATGCCGCCCACCAGCCCCATCGACAGGGTGCCGCAGGCCAGACCATTGTGACGCGGTGCGACGTGTTCGCT is from Cobetia marina and encodes:
- a CDS encoding 3'-5' exonuclease, whose protein sequence is MLHLGELAQNAAQRLDGEQALLRWWHQALESGHEALDSDSLSQRLESDEGLVRVVTIHKSKGLEYPIVLLPFMASFRAAEPDRNFGLLTLKQRWLAVADVGGDDQGGDDEEVPARRVNQEDDALDDSILVKKPSKDMIKEADKARLREDVRLLYVALTRPKFACWLGLAPIGKGGFSKQLSLPVTAIGYLLGMSDNEEIEASAIEAALRRWCEQQSAGLARVSGLPELPGHDYQPPAERDQHFHGARHFAGGIEDDWWIASYTALLTDARQVTAALEDTGDAEDDRVPEGATEIALEEGEQGLTRPDREVAGQSGPLLAGGLPMTVGEIHLHDFPRGPRPGTFLHGLLEAVDLDRLGADDYRGELERLVGSRLHFGGFDASWQPRLTDWLEQALTRPLQGFEGEPILLNRLEAWQPELEFWLPAVHARSLPLDAVVTALEPLPRSRPRLAPRRMHGMLKGFIDLTFQSGGRWYVLDWKSNYLGERPEDYLGESLARAMVEHRYDLQYVLYTLALHRLLKARLGEDYDYERCMGGVLYVFLRGLDAGGDSPALAVDAEGEAPGMATPGVFQRRPSQALIEALDLWLGGDSSALDSLLLHTTDTTPLTQSGQQGAFDV
- a CDS encoding UvrD-helicase domain-containing protein, giving the protein MSDIRMEGMRGVESDVGSGVRSGIAQDKEAAMSDEMDPSQQGQALDIPTLPLLGQHLIEASAGTGKTFTLAALYVRLVLGPLPGQAASVSYPRPLTPPEILVVTFTEAATAELRDRIRARLKQAREALLGRASPDPILAELLAPLLTSSPAEDASRLKAAAARRLDQAARLMDDAAIFTIHGFCQRMLSRHAFDAGGRFGAELLQDGQSLLTRCVEDYWRCEFYPLAREWQALIRGRWAGPEALGEELRGLLRDGTPRPLYRDGECLEAPQDLSDLLGNAEQWRQQQQAARRAVEESFDEPAIRAVMGEAFASKALNGNSYKEAELEPRLAATAAWLASGEHDFAADMLDSKKLCWLSQAKLEKGTKKNCQTPRHPFFAALDLLAEVPAPDAVLLDQVAVHARDSVARALICEKRRLGLWEFSDLLNDLDHALDPSLNGEASQRLARQIRQELPVAMIDEFQDTDPVQYRIFRRIYPQTAGDGSCDEPLDEQHVDATDSDDADETPSTLLMIGDPKQAIYAFRGADIDTYLAARQVTPSRFTLPRNFRSSAAMVAAVNALFAQHPAPFGSEDIPFQPVEAQGTRTRLVLRHPDGREEAACALNLWWANGERLSADAHRRDMSRACRTQIQTLLEGQQRLAAGEPGLVFMDAGDSTVRGVAASDIAVLVRNGREAAAVRGALAEGGIRSVYLSEKSSVFDTPEAFELLQLFEAVAHPRDDRRLRAALATRLLADDLSLVERLVVDELAWEREVERFDGYHRDWQRRGVLPMLRGVMRDFRVGERLAARAGGSVP
- the recC gene encoding exodeoxyribonuclease V subunit gamma; translation: MFTVLHANHLEDLRDLALKVIKAAPQPPLVPETFLVQSNGMAQWLRLSLAEADGIAASVDFPLPSSFVWRAYRGVLGGVLGDEIPELSPFDKGPLAWRLLRLLPGLLADESQAECYAPLRDYLCRDERGQLIEAVGEGALPALPEGPEAERQQWQLACQLADLFDQYLNYRPEWVRSWESGLEDDNFRDAFARQQAAGELPANLLPDNLPASQKWQPALWRAVLADAPPSSRQHHRAALHGRFVAAARALESLPSSRRHPLPPRLFVFGISALPGQTLDALHALSGVMDIYLMITNPCRHYWGDIVSDREAVRRSMRADSLRMDSERVARQRARHPEAPALTGLAEEELHLKANPLLAGLGAQGRDFIVNLYEFESALSGRDSGFDLELDVFVPRISEDTPPEQAPLLHQIQDEILELVHPGERALAEGSPRRLEAQDDSISLVSAHSALREVEILHDRLLAAFERAHEAARQGEGEPLRPRDILVMVPDIDRYAPYIEAVFGQLPPGNPRHIPFTIADRVASQANPLLGLVLMLLELPERRLGVSEVLDALDVAAFRRRFAIEEGELERLRRWLADSGVRWGLSGEHREQLGFMPLDENSWRFGLERMLLGYATGSPAAGSQAAGSPIQGEQSADLMDGLMDGLVDMNGLSFDGVVPFDEVAGLEAELAGKVGELIESLDRWRRWLDTSRTPADWATTLQRLWEESLSPDSAEEFDILARLQAALSRLDKGWQQAGFEGCLSLKVVREALRGELDSGGLAQRFLAGRVNFATLMPMRAIPFREVHLLGMNDGDYPRVRMPQDFDLMASRPQPGDRSRRDDDRYLFLEALLAARDRLSISWVGRDQRDNGERPPSVLVGELLDYIELGWTPETHAEAPGVSREVALRERLITEHPLQPFSRRYFHASQATAGDLFSYDASWSSLYRAAGQAPTSEASPANQREASQASAAGAAALKQLVEQAPESHLRLGADSLARFLRRPWQLGLDRVGVRFRDAEVPDEDNEPFAPDGLENFTLTRELLDAALTGQSLPLAAERLRRAGRLPALGFADALIEPRLKRLDQQLASWRDQLSDATSLPPRTLEVPLIMQDEDGRPLRVTLTTRLISRRQLRDDAEGESCLLATLEATHFGTLKPGKEGRYKKLGKPHRLLAGYLDWLMANARPGLGEVAGDQGTRREGYQWLAVFEDRWLLFPALRIEQAEAALRHLVKAYAQGWQAPLAAALELATTLWEVVGEEDRSALFGALKAQAADGTPTLETALAAIHKPWLADSLSRAMETRFTEDIFKGPQALRRQEGALGELWPEFDAFARAGGVLNSVQLYQPLIESMIGVRQGILGERAVELATGKAQP
- a CDS encoding MFS transporter codes for the protein MNDSVPAAGSATAAHDLPNENSLKRGDIKVLGLSALGGALEFYDFVIFVFFATVVGQLFFPPDIPEWLRQVQTFGIFAAGYLARPLGGIIMAHFGDTLGRKKMFTLSIFMMSLPTLLMGMLPTYAVIGMWAPLLLIILRIFQGAAVGGEVPGAWVFVSEHVAPRHNGLACGTLSMGLVGGILLGSLMASAINSVYTPEEVSDFAWRIPFIIGGVFGLFSVYLRRWLHETPVFAEMQQKKALAAELPLKMILREQRPAIAVAMAVTWVLTAAIVVVILMTPSLIAELEGLTRAAAFSANSLAIVAVCIGCIVSGYMVDRIGAGVTLVLWSALLGITYWIFLATMHSDPSLLVPLYCLTGFSVGIVGAVPSIAIRGFPPAVRFTGLSFSYNVAYAIFGGFTPILVSLMMTVSPLSPTWYVAALSLMGVVLGLWLALSPRGRELMEITR